One window of the Natrinema sp. CBA1119 genome contains the following:
- a CDS encoding SDR family NAD(P)-dependent oxidoreductase — MEMDGRTALVTGASRNIGRAIAVKLAEQGADVGVVAHTNREGCEETARRVQAADGEAAIALGDLGVPSDVEELVHTIRSELGPIDTLVNNATYRPIKPLLDLTVDDIDRAMNVNVRGTLLTAQHVIPDMLDRGGGSIVNVIGAMVYLGRPNHAHSYGTKFAIEGLTRQLASKFGRDGVRVNAVSPGFIEVGRDQTDDWKRAQDAIFEATPLGRIGTVDEIADVCSFVTSDRAPFITGQVIHANGGTYPIPRILPNGS, encoded by the coding sequence ATGGAGATGGACGGACGAACGGCGCTCGTCACCGGTGCGAGCAGAAATATCGGACGAGCGATCGCAGTGAAACTAGCCGAACAGGGAGCAGATGTCGGCGTTGTCGCCCACACGAACCGGGAGGGGTGTGAAGAAACCGCCAGACGTGTTCAAGCGGCGGATGGCGAAGCGGCCATCGCACTCGGTGATTTAGGGGTGCCCAGCGACGTCGAGGAGCTGGTTCACACGATCCGTTCGGAACTCGGGCCGATCGACACACTCGTGAACAACGCAACCTATAGACCGATAAAACCGCTCCTCGACCTGACCGTTGACGATATCGATCGGGCGATGAACGTGAACGTCCGCGGGACCCTTCTCACGGCCCAGCACGTCATTCCCGACATGCTGGATCGTGGTGGCGGTTCGATAGTCAACGTGATCGGTGCGATGGTGTATCTGGGTCGTCCGAATCACGCTCACTCGTACGGAACGAAGTTCGCCATCGAGGGCCTGACCAGACAGTTGGCGAGCAAGTTCGGACGAGACGGCGTCCGCGTCAATGCCGTCTCACCCGGATTCATCGAGGTCGGTCGGGACCAAACCGACGACTGGAAACGGGCGCAGGACGCGATTTTCGAGGCGACGCCGCTCGGTCGAATCGGAACTGTCGACGAGATCGCCGACGTCTGTTCATTTGTAACGTCCGATCGAGCGCCGTTCATTACCGGGCAGGTAATTCACGCCAACGGTGGAACGTATCCGATTCCGCGGATCTTACCGAATGGGTCGTAG
- a CDS encoding NADP-dependent oxidoreductase: MGTTRNQQWRLASRPTGEPTADEFELTEEPIPEPGPMEVLVRTEYLSVDPYMRGRMRDSESYADPWPVGEPMRARAVGTVVESNHAAFEAGDTVSGHLYWAEYAAVDGTALEPVDTGTAPGSTALHVLGMPGRTAYVGTVDVGGVEPGDTVVVSAAAGAVGSVAGQIARIAGCRVVGITGRDEKADWLTGDCGFDAAINYRTTDDLSAAVADACPRGVDLYFENVGGEVTDAVMDHLVDHSRVAVCGKIALYNAEAGDDRLDGPRHFHQRTRTRVEGFIVSDHADRFDHINARLRRWVEADRLQYRETVSDGIETAADAFLGLFDGTNVGKQLVRIADD; this comes from the coding sequence ATGGGAACAACACGCAACCAGCAGTGGCGACTTGCGAGCAGACCGACCGGCGAACCGACGGCCGATGAGTTCGAACTGACCGAGGAGCCGATCCCCGAGCCGGGACCGATGGAGGTTCTCGTCCGGACCGAGTACCTCTCCGTCGATCCGTACATGCGCGGGCGGATGCGCGACAGCGAGTCCTACGCCGACCCGTGGCCAGTCGGCGAGCCGATGCGGGCACGGGCCGTCGGCACGGTCGTCGAGTCGAACCACGCCGCGTTCGAGGCCGGCGACACCGTCTCGGGCCACCTGTACTGGGCCGAGTACGCCGCCGTCGACGGCACGGCCCTCGAGCCGGTCGACACGGGGACGGCACCGGGTTCGACGGCGCTGCACGTCCTGGGAATGCCCGGCCGGACCGCCTACGTCGGCACCGTCGACGTCGGCGGGGTCGAACCCGGCGATACGGTTGTCGTCTCCGCCGCGGCCGGCGCGGTCGGCTCCGTCGCCGGCCAGATCGCTCGGATTGCCGGCTGCCGCGTGGTCGGGATCACGGGCCGGGACGAGAAGGCCGACTGGCTCACCGGCGACTGCGGCTTCGACGCGGCGATCAACTACCGCACGACCGACGACCTCTCCGCGGCGGTCGCCGACGCCTGCCCGCGCGGCGTCGACCTCTACTTCGAGAACGTCGGCGGCGAGGTAACCGATGCCGTCATGGACCACCTCGTCGATCACTCTCGCGTGGCCGTCTGCGGGAAGATCGCCCTCTACAACGCGGAAGCGGGCGACGACCGACTGGACGGGCCGCGGCACTTCCACCAGCGGACCCGCACGCGCGTCGAGGGGTTTATCGTCAGCGATCACGCCGATCGGTTCGACCACATCAATGCGCGGCTGCGGCGGTGGGTCGAGGCTGACCGGCTCCAGTATCGCGAGACAGTCAGTGACGGCATCGAGACCGCTGCCGACGCGTTCCTGGGGCTGTTCGACGGGACGAACGTGGGGAAACAACTCGTCCGGATCGCCGACGACTGA